The bacterium sequence AGTCGTCCTTGATCAGCAGGGCCAGGGCCCAGAAGTGCGGCGGCGTCCACAGGAAGATGATGGCGAACAGGTAGACCGCCGGTAGCTCGACCGTCCCGGTCACCGCCGCCCAGCCGACCAGGGGTGGGACCGCGCCGGCGGCGCCGCCGATGACGATGTTCTGGGGCGTCGTCCGCTTGAGGCCCTTGGTGTACACGAACAGGTAGAAAAGGGTGCCGACCATGGCGAGCAGGCCGCTGAGGACGTTCACGAAGGCAGCCAGGATCACGAAGGCGCCCAGGTTGAGAAGGATTCCGAAGCCGTAGGCCTGCCATTTGGAGACCCTCCCGCCGGCTACGGGGCGGGTGCTGGTACGGACCATCTTTTGGTCTATGTCGCGTTCGGCGCCGTGGTTGAGAGCGTTGGCTCCGCCGGCCGCCAGGTAGCCGGAGAGGACGACGAAGACGACTACGAGGGGATCGGGCCGGCCCTCGGCGGCCAGGAAAATGCTCCCCACGGCCGTGATCAGCAGCAGGGCCGTGATCTGGGGCTTGGTGAGCGCGATGTAGTCGCTCACCACCCTGGATGCGCGAGTGCCCGGAGCCGGCATCAACCGGCGCCCCCCGGGTACCGGGACCTCACCCGGAAGGTTCCGGGATCGAACTGGACCGCGACCATCAGCACCATCGACACCCAGGACATCGTCGCGAAGACCAGATGCAGGGATGCTATGAGAGGGGTCGAACCCATCCATGCCGTCAGCGCCCCTACCCCGATCTCGATCACCAGGAACCCGGCCGTGAGGGCGGCCAGCCAGCGGAGCTGGCCCCGCGCCGCGCCCTGTTTCCAAGCCACGTAGCAGGTACGTATCACGAGCACGGCCACGATGGCCACCATGTATCGATGGGTCATGTTGATGACGAACGGCGTGCCTCCGGGGATGCTGGTGCCGACGCAGAGCGGCCAGCTCGGACAGGCGGCGCCGTAGTTCATCCCCACCATGTAGGACCCGAAGAGGATGGTTGCCAGCAGGCCGCTCAAACCGGCCCATGCCAGCCTCCGATCCCGCCTGGAAGCCGCGGTATCGAGGTCCCGCGGACGATCGGATCGATCATCGGGCGGACCGGCCAGCCAGGCGACGGCGAGGCCGGCCACGGTCAACTCGGCCAGCCCCAGGTGGATCAGGCGCGTCCACCAGGAGAGTTCGCTCAGTACGGTGAGGCCACCGAGGATCGCCGCCGCCACCACCAGTGCCGTGCTCGAGGCCGTGGCCACGATGGCGGGTTTCGACGTCCGCAAGTGTCGCCAAGCCAGGACGAGCGAAGCCACCACCAGGACCCCCACGGCGGTCGCTGCCAGGCGGTGGGTGAACTCGAGCCAGATGTGGTAGTCGAAGGGCGGGATTATCTGCCCGTGACAGAGCGGCCAATCCGGGCATGCGTCCCCGGAACCGGTCACCCGGACGACCCCTCCCAGAGCGACCTGAGCGATCGCCGCCACCAGGCTTGCCAGCGTCACCGTTCTGTATCTGGCCCGGCCCGCTCG is a genomic window containing:
- a CDS encoding COX15/CtaA family protein; this translates as MPHVAAGTRAGRARYRTVTLASLVAAIAQVALGGVVRVTGSGDACPDWPLCHGQIIPPFDYHIWLEFTHRLAATAVGVLVVASLVLAWRHLRTSKPAIVATASSTALVVAAAILGGLTVLSELSWWTRLIHLGLAELTVAGLAVAWLAGPPDDRSDRPRDLDTAASRRDRRLAWAGLSGLLATILFGSYMVGMNYGAACPSWPLCVGTSIPGGTPFVINMTHRYMVAIVAVLVIRTCYVAWKQGAARGQLRWLAALTAGFLVIEIGVGALTAWMGSTPLIASLHLVFATMSWVSMVLMVAVQFDPGTFRVRSRYPGGAG
- a CDS encoding heme o synthase; translation: MPAPGTRASRVVSDYIALTKPQITALLLITAVGSIFLAAEGRPDPLVVVFVVLSGYLAAGGANALNHGAERDIDQKMVRTSTRPVAGGRVSKWQAYGFGILLNLGAFVILAAFVNVLSGLLAMVGTLFYLFVYTKGLKRTTPQNIVIGGAAGAVPPLVGWAAVTGTVELPAVYLFAIIFLWTPPHFWALALLIKDDYARAGIPMLPVVATLAATKRQILAYTVVLVVLSATFVATGAVGWLYLVGAVALGTGFIVLAVRLARGEGTEGARALYLFSLLYLALLFGAVGVDSLVTRWLIV